The Aquiluna sp. KACHI24 genome contains a region encoding:
- the rplO gene encoding 50S ribosomal protein L15 has protein sequence MAEEKKPAAKAAAKPATKAAPKAAAAKAPAKTAAPKAAAAAKPAAEKAAPKAKPAAKKSEEKSDKVQILKLHHLRPAKGAKKEKTRKGLGEGSKGKTAGRGTKGTGARTTTRLGFEGGGVNLVMRTPKLRGFKNPFRVEYQVVNLDKLSELYPKGGAVTVSDLVAKGAVRKGEPVKVLGNGDVSVKLEVSVDKVSASAKTKIEAAGGSVNA, from the coding sequence ATGGCAGAAGAGAAGAAGCCAGCCGCTAAGGCTGCTGCCAAGCCGGCAACCAAGGCTGCCCCAAAGGCTGCTGCGGCTAAGGCCCCTGCAAAGACTGCTGCACCAAAGGCTGCTGCCGCTGCAAAGCCAGCAGCTGAGAAGGCTGCCCCTAAGGCGAAGCCAGCAGCAAAGAAGTCAGAGGAGAAGAGCGACAAGGTTCAGATCCTCAAGCTTCACCACCTACGCCCAGCAAAGGGTGCCAAGAAGGAGAAGACTCGTAAGGGTCTTGGTGAGGGTTCGAAGGGTAAGACTGCAGGCCGCGGTACCAAGGGTACTGGCGCTCGCACTACCACTCGCCTCGGCTTCGAGGGTGGCGGCGTGAACTTGGTAATGCGCACTCCAAAGCTGCGCGGATTCAAGAACCCGTTCCGTGTTGAGTACCAGGTGGTAAACCTCGACAAGCTATCCGAGCTATACCCTAAGGGTGGCGCTGTAACCGTAAGCGACCTAGTCGCTAAGGGTGCTGTCCGCAAGGGCGAGCCAGTCAAGGTCCTTGGCAATGGCGACGTCTCGGTTAAGCTTGAGGTCTCGGTTGACAAGGTTTCCGCGTCAGCTAAGACCAAGATCGAGGCCGCTGGCGGTAGCGTCAACGCCTAA
- the rpsQ gene encoding 30S ribosomal protein S17, with product MAEEKKPAAKAAAKPAAKAAPKAAKPKAAKAPKVVKEVERGYRKSRRGYVVSDKMDKTIVVLVEDRKKHPLYGKVMRLSKKIKAHDENNTAGIGDLVLISETRPLSATKNWRLVEILEKAK from the coding sequence ATGGCTGAAGAGAAGAAGCCAGCAGCAAAGGCTGCAGCAAAGCCAGCCGCCAAGGCAGCACCTAAGGCTGCGAAGCCAAAGGCAGCGAAGGCTCCAAAGGTTGTCAAGGAAGTCGAGCGCGGTTACCGCAAGTCACGTCGTGGCTATGTAGTCTCCGACAAGATGGACAAGACCATCGTTGTTTTGGTTGAGGACCGTAAGAAGCACCCGCTTTACGGCAAGGTTATGCGCCTATCTAAGAAGATCAAGGCACACGACGAGAACAACACCGCAGGCATCGGCGACCTCGTGCTAATCAGTGAGACCCGTCCACTATCTGCAACCAAGAACTGGCGTCTAGTCGAGATTCTCGAAAAGGCGAAGTAA
- the rpmC gene encoding 50S ribosomal protein L29: MMIGSKNLTPQDLDKVEDSLLVEELRKAKEELFNLRFQSATGQLDNHGRLKAVKRDIARIYTVLRERELGIRAVPTAAAPAKTKKAAAEKPAEEA; this comes from the coding sequence ATAATGATCGGTTCAAAGAACCTCACCCCTCAGGACCTCGACAAGGTTGAGGACTCCCTGCTAGTGGAGGAGCTGCGTAAGGCGAAGGAAGAGCTTTTCAACCTGCGCTTCCAGTCCGCTACCGGTCAGCTTGACAACCACGGCCGCCTAAAGGCAGTCAAGCGCGACATCGCTCGCATCTACACCGTGCTTCGTGAGCGTGAGCTCGGCATTCGTGCCGTGCCAACCGCTGCAGCACCAGCAAAGACCAAGAAGGCAGCAGCTGAGAAGCCTGCTGAGGAGGCATAA
- the rpsE gene encoding 30S ribosomal protein S5, whose product MAEATVVAETTTVDPNEREQRRGSRERGPRTERRDREDTKSPFLERVVTINRVSKVVKGGRRFAFTALVVVGDGEGLVGVGYGKAKEVPAAIAKGVEDAKKNFFRIPRTGSTIPHPVQGEAAAGVVLLRPAAEGTGVIAGGPVRAVLECAGVHDVLSKSLGSSNTINIVHATVAALRQLEEPSSVAARRGKNLAEVAPARLLPATEKAGA is encoded by the coding sequence GTGGCAGAAGCTACCGTGGTCGCAGAGACCACTACCGTTGACCCGAACGAGCGTGAGCAGCGTCGTGGCTCTCGTGAGCGCGGCCCTCGCACCGAGCGCCGTGACCGCGAGGACACCAAGAGCCCATTCTTGGAGCGTGTTGTCACCATCAACCGTGTTTCCAAGGTTGTTAAGGGTGGTCGCCGCTTCGCATTCACCGCATTGGTTGTTGTCGGTGATGGCGAGGGTCTAGTAGGCGTTGGCTACGGCAAGGCTAAGGAAGTTCCTGCAGCTATTGCCAAGGGTGTTGAGGACGCGAAGAAGAACTTCTTCCGCATCCCACGCACCGGCTCCACCATTCCACACCCAGTACAGGGTGAGGCAGCAGCCGGTGTGGTTCTGCTTCGTCCAGCCGCTGAGGGTACCGGTGTTATCGCCGGTGGTCCTGTGCGTGCAGTACTGGAGTGCGCTGGTGTTCACGACGTGCTATCGAAGTCCCTCGGATCTTCGAACACCATCAACATCGTCCACGCCACCGTTGCAGCACTGCGCCAGCTAGAGGAGCCAAGCTCCGTTGCTGCTCGTCGTGGCAAGAACCTGGCAGAGGTAGCACCAGCTCGCCTACTGCCTGCAACTGAGAAGGCAGGTGCCTAA
- the rplV gene encoding 50S ribosomal protein L22 produces MEAIAKVRNIRVTPQKARRVVNLIRGKQATEALGILKFAPQAASEPIYKLVASAVANAKVKGESAGAIVDEDDLVISQAFVDEGVTLKRFRPRAQGRAFRINKRTSHITVVVATPDEFAKKAGK; encoded by the coding sequence ATGGAAGCTATCGCCAAGGTGCGTAACATCCGCGTGACCCCGCAGAAGGCTCGCCGTGTCGTCAACCTGATCCGCGGCAAGCAGGCCACTGAGGCCCTGGGTATCTTGAAGTTTGCTCCACAGGCAGCATCCGAGCCGATTTACAAGCTCGTTGCTTCAGCTGTTGCAAACGCCAAGGTCAAGGGCGAGTCGGCCGGAGCAATTGTGGACGAGGACGACCTAGTAATTTCGCAGGCATTTGTGGACGAGGGTGTAACGCTGAAGCGTTTCCGCCCACGTGCTCAGGGCCGTGCGTTCCGTATCAACAAGCGCACCAGCCACATCACCGTGGTTGTTGCAACCCCAGACGAGTTTGCAAAGAAGGCAGGTAAGTAA
- the rplB gene encoding 50S ribosomal protein L2: MGIRKFKPTTPGRRGSSVADFAEITRSTPEKSLLKPLPKTGGRNAAGRVTTRHIGGGHKRQYRVIDFRRNDKDGVPAKVAHIEYDPNRTARIALLHYIDGTKRYILAPNKLKQGDAIEQGPQADIKPGNNLPLRNIPVGTVVHAIELKPGGGAKLARSAGASVRLVAKDGPNAQLRLPSGEIRNVDANCRATIGEVGNAEQSNINWGKAGRMRWKGVRPTVRGVAMNPVDHPHGGGEGKTSGGRNPVTPWGQKEGRTRKPNLPSDKQIVRRRYVGKK, encoded by the coding sequence ATGGGAATTCGTAAATTCAAGCCAACGACTCCAGGTCGCCGCGGTTCCTCGGTTGCAGATTTTGCCGAGATCACTCGCTCAACCCCTGAGAAGTCGCTACTAAAGCCACTGCCGAAGACCGGTGGTCGCAACGCAGCTGGTCGCGTGACCACTCGCCACATCGGTGGCGGTCACAAGCGCCAGTACCGCGTCATCGACTTCCGTCGCAATGACAAGGACGGCGTACCGGCAAAGGTTGCTCACATCGAGTACGACCCAAACCGTACCGCTCGTATTGCGCTGTTGCACTACATCGATGGCACCAAGCGTTACATCTTGGCTCCAAACAAGCTGAAGCAGGGCGATGCAATCGAGCAGGGTCCACAGGCTGACATCAAGCCAGGTAACAACCTGCCACTGCGCAACATCCCAGTGGGTACCGTTGTGCACGCAATCGAGCTAAAGCCAGGCGGTGGAGCAAAGCTTGCCCGCTCCGCAGGTGCTTCGGTTCGTCTTGTTGCTAAGGACGGCCCTAACGCGCAGCTTCGTCTGCCATCGGGTGAAATCCGCAACGTGGACGCAAACTGCCGCGCCACCATCGGTGAGGTTGGAAATGCTGAGCAGTCCAACATCAACTGGGGTAAGGCTGGCCGTATGCGTTGGAAGGGCGTTCGCCCAACCGTTCGTGGTGTCGCTATGAACCCTGTTGACCACCCACACGGTGGTGGTGAGGGTAAGACCTCTGGTGGTCGTAACCCTGTTACCCCATGGGGTCAGAAGGAAGGCCGCACTCGTAAGCCAAACCTTCCATCCGACAAGCAAATCGTTCGTCGTCGTTACGTCGGCAAGAAGTAG
- the rplP gene encoding 50S ribosomal protein L16 → MLIPRKVKHRKQHSPKRHGHATGGTKVSFGEYGIQALTPAYLTNRQIEAARIAMTRHIKRGGKVWINVFPDRSLTKKPAETRMGSGKGSPEWWVVNVKPGRVLFELSGVNETIAREAMMRAIHKLPLKARIIKREEGDA, encoded by the coding sequence ATGCTGATTCCACGTAAGGTAAAGCACCGCAAGCAGCACAGCCCGAAGCGCCACGGTCACGCAACCGGTGGCACCAAGGTGAGCTTTGGTGAATACGGTATCCAGGCGCTAACCCCTGCTTACCTAACCAACCGCCAGATTGAGGCTGCACGTATTGCAATGACTCGTCACATCAAGCGTGGTGGAAAGGTTTGGATCAACGTGTTCCCAGACCGCTCCCTCACCAAGAAGCCAGCCGAAACCCGTATGGGTTCCGGTAAGGGTTCACCGGAGTGGTGGGTAGTAAACGTCAAGCCTGGCCGCGTGCTCTTCGAGCTCAGCGGTGTCAACGAGACCATTGCCCGTGAGGCAATGATGCGTGCCATTCACAAGCTTCCGCTTAAGGCTCGCATCATCAAGCGTGAAGAAGGTGACGCATAA
- the rplF gene encoding 50S ribosomal protein L6 — MSRIGKLPIPLPAGVTVAIDGQIVSVKGPKGELSLTISEPIKATLEDNTVIVSRPDDEAKSKSLHGLTRTLIANNVHGVSTGFTKTLEIIGTGYRAAAKGSNIELALGFSHPVVIEPPQGITLTVEGNTKIVISGVDKQAVGEVAANIRKIRKPEPYKGKGIRYEGERVRRKAGKSGK, encoded by the coding sequence ATGTCACGTATTGGAAAGCTTCCGATCCCGCTACCAGCGGGCGTTACGGTTGCCATCGACGGCCAGATCGTCTCAGTAAAGGGTCCTAAGGGCGAGTTGTCCCTGACCATCTCTGAGCCAATTAAGGCCACCTTGGAAGACAACACCGTAATCGTTTCTCGTCCAGACGACGAGGCTAAGTCAAAGTCGCTACACGGCTTGACCCGTACCCTGATCGCTAACAACGTTCACGGTGTATCCACTGGATTCACCAAGACCTTGGAGATCATCGGAACCGGTTACCGTGCAGCCGCAAAGGGTTCCAACATTGAGTTGGCTCTAGGTTTCTCTCACCCAGTCGTGATTGAGCCTCCACAGGGAATCACCCTGACCGTCGAGGGAAACACCAAGATCGTTATCTCCGGTGTTGACAAGCAGGCTGTCGGTGAGGTTGCCGCGAACATTCGCAAGATCCGTAAGCCTGAGCCATACAAGGGCAAGGGTATTCGCTATGAGGGTGAGCGCGTACGTCGCAAGGCCGGAAAGAGTGGTAAGTAA
- the rpsS gene encoding 30S ribosomal protein S19, protein MPRSLKKGPFVDEHLMKKVRAQNEANTKNVIKTWSRRSMIVPAMLGHTIAVHDGRKHIPVFVTETMVGHKLGEFAPTRTFRGHVKDDKKGRRG, encoded by the coding sequence ATGCCACGCAGTTTGAAGAAGGGCCCCTTCGTCGACGAGCACCTAATGAAGAAGGTGCGCGCGCAGAACGAGGCCAACACCAAGAACGTGATCAAGACCTGGTCCCGCCGCTCGATGATCGTTCCAGCCATGCTGGGTCACACCATCGCAGTGCACGACGGTCGCAAGCACATTCCTGTATTCGTCACCGAGACCATGGTTGGTCACAAGCTTGGCGAATTCGCACCAACCCGCACCTTCCGTGGACACGTGAAGGACGACAAGAAGGGACGCCGCGGCTAG
- the rplW gene encoding 50S ribosomal protein L23 — protein MSLKKDPRDVIIKPIISEKSYSLIDEGKYTFEVDPRSNKTEIKQAVESIFNVKVDTINTLNRQGKTRRTRFGLGKRKDTKRAIVTLKSGSIDIFTYIG, from the coding sequence ATGAGCCTGAAGAAGGACCCACGCGACGTAATCATCAAGCCGATCATCTCGGAGAAGAGCTACTCCTTGATCGACGAGGGTAAGTACACCTTTGAGGTGGACCCACGTTCGAACAAGACCGAGATCAAGCAGGCTGTGGAGTCAATCTTCAACGTGAAGGTAGACACCATCAACACCCTGAACCGTCAGGGCAAGACCCGCCGTACCCGCTTTGGTCTAGGTAAGCGCAAGGACACCAAGCGCGCCATCGTGACCCTAAAGTCCGGCTCCATCGACATCTTTACCTACATCGGCTAG
- the rplD gene encoding 50S ribosomal protein L4, with translation MPTVDLIDVKGKKSGAIDLPEGLFDVQTNVPLIHQVVVAQLAAARQGTQSTLRRGEVSGSGKKPFKQKGTGRARQGSVRMPQHRGGGIIHGPKPRSYDQRTPKKMIAAALRGALSDRARAGRIHVIDQFAIGSAPSTKAAASFLAQVAQSKNILVVLDRSDELSYKSLRNLQTVHVLPVDQLNAYDVLHADDVVFTAAALTSFVESAVKSEERA, from the coding sequence ATGCCTACCGTTGACCTAATTGACGTAAAGGGCAAGAAGTCCGGTGCGATCGACCTGCCTGAGGGCCTGTTCGACGTTCAGACCAATGTTCCGCTAATCCACCAGGTTGTTGTAGCTCAGCTAGCTGCTGCTCGTCAGGGAACCCAGTCCACTCTTCGCCGCGGCGAGGTTTCTGGTTCTGGTAAGAAGCCTTTCAAGCAGAAGGGAACCGGTCGTGCCCGTCAGGGTTCGGTTCGTATGCCTCAGCACCGCGGTGGTGGAATCATCCACGGCCCAAAGCCTCGTTCATACGACCAGCGCACCCCTAAGAAGATGATTGCTGCTGCACTTCGCGGCGCACTATCTGACCGTGCTCGCGCTGGCCGCATTCACGTTATCGACCAGTTCGCAATTGGTTCGGCACCTTCTACCAAGGCAGCTGCAAGCTTCTTGGCTCAGGTTGCTCAGAGCAAGAACATCCTGGTTGTGCTGGACCGCTCTGACGAGCTGTCTTACAAGTCGCTACGCAACCTGCAGACCGTGCACGTTCTTCCAGTTGACCAGCTCAACGCGTATGACGTGCTACACGCAGATGACGTTGTGTTCACCGCAGCCGCTCTGACCTCGTTTGTCGAGTCGGCAGTCAAGTCAGAGGAGCGAGCATGA
- the rplN gene encoding 50S ribosomal protein L14, whose product MLQQESRLKVADNTGAKELLTIRVLGGSTRRYAGLGDIIVATVKDAIPGGNVKKGDVVKAVVVRTAKETRRPDGSYIKFDENAAVIIKNDGEPRGTRIFGPIGRELREKKFMKIISLAPEVL is encoded by the coding sequence GTGCTACAGCAAGAGTCCAGGCTCAAGGTTGCCGATAACACCGGTGCCAAGGAGCTGTTGACGATTCGTGTACTAGGCGGTTCAACCCGTCGCTACGCGGGTCTGGGCGACATCATCGTCGCAACCGTAAAGGACGCCATCCCTGGCGGAAACGTAAAGAAGGGTGACGTAGTCAAGGCGGTAGTGGTTCGCACTGCCAAGGAGACTCGTCGTCCAGACGGTTCATACATCAAGTTTGACGAGAACGCAGCGGTCATCATCAAGAATGATGGTGAGCCTCGCGGAACTCGTATCTTTGGCCCAATCGGCCGCGAGCTTCGTGAGAAGAAGTTCATGAAGATCATTTCATTGGCTCCGGAGGTTCTATAA
- the rpsH gene encoding 30S ribosomal protein S8 codes for MTMTDPVADFLTRLRNADKAHHDSLSLPYSKLKGTIAEILKSEGYIADFKVEDAKVGKTLTVTLKYGPSRESSIAGIKRVSKPGLRVYAKSTELPKVLGGLGIAILSTSSGLLTDRQAAKKGVGGEVLAYIW; via the coding sequence ATGACAATGACAGATCCGGTAGCAGATTTTCTGACCCGGCTGCGCAACGCAGATAAGGCTCACCACGATTCGCTGAGCCTCCCTTACTCAAAGCTCAAGGGAACCATTGCCGAGATCCTGAAGTCAGAGGGTTACATTGCTGATTTCAAGGTTGAGGACGCCAAGGTTGGTAAGACCTTGACTGTGACCCTGAAGTATGGCCCAAGCCGCGAGAGCAGCATTGCTGGCATCAAGCGCGTCTCCAAGCCAGGTCTTCGTGTTTACGCGAAGAGCACCGAGCTACCAAAGGTCCTTGGCGGCCTAGGTATTGCAATCCTGTCCACCTCGTCCGGTCTACTAACTGACCGCCAGGCTGCAAAGAAGGGAGTAGGCGGAGAAGTCCTCGCCTACATCTGGTAA
- the rplE gene encoding 50S ribosomal protein L5, translating into MAATKKSAVATKALPRLKAQYRKEIVPALQDEFKFANPMQVPGLTKIVVNMGVGQAAKDGKLIEGAIRDLTAITGQKPMVNVAKKSIAQFKLREGQPIGAHVTLRGDRMWEFLDRLLSLSLPRIRDFRGLSADQFDGRGNYTFGLSEQSMFHEIDQDKIDHVRGMDITVVTSAKTDDEGRALLRALGFPFKS; encoded by the coding sequence ATGGCCGCCACTAAGAAGTCAGCGGTAGCCACCAAGGCGCTTCCTCGCCTGAAGGCTCAGTACCGCAAGGAGATCGTTCCTGCACTGCAGGACGAGTTCAAGTTTGCTAACCCAATGCAGGTTCCTGGTCTTACCAAGATCGTTGTGAACATGGGTGTTGGCCAGGCTGCCAAGGATGGCAAGTTGATCGAGGGTGCAATCCGCGATCTAACCGCTATCACCGGTCAGAAGCCAATGGTTAACGTTGCAAAGAAGTCAATTGCCCAGTTCAAGCTTCGCGAGGGCCAGCCAATTGGTGCTCACGTGACTTTGCGCGGTGACCGCATGTGGGAGTTCCTAGACCGCTTGCTATCACTTTCGCTTCCTCGTATCCGTGACTTCCGTGGTCTATCTGCAGACCAGTTCGACGGACGCGGAAACTACACCTTTGGTCTTTCGGAGCAGAGCATGTTCCACGAGATCGATCAGGACAAGATCGACCACGTCCGCGGTATGGACATCACGGTCGTGACCTCAGCCAAGACTGACGATGAGGGTCGTGCGCTACTTCGTGCGCTCGGCTTCCCGTTCAAGTCCTAA
- the rpmD gene encoding 50S ribosomal protein L30, producing the protein MAARLKVTQIKSSNGGKQNQRDSLRTLGLKRIGDIVVKEDNKSVRGLVMTVAHLVKVEEID; encoded by the coding sequence ATGGCTGCTCGTCTGAAAGTTACCCAGATCAAGAGTTCAAACGGTGGCAAGCAGAACCAGCGCGATTCACTTCGCACCCTGGGTCTGAAGCGCATCGGTGACATCGTCGTGAAGGAAGACAACAAGTCTGTTCGCGGCCTGGTGATGACCGTTGCCCACCTTGTAAAGGTTGAGGAGATCGACTAA
- the rpsC gene encoding 30S ribosomal protein S3, with translation MGQKVNPYGFRLGITTEHRSRWFADSTKKGQRYADYVVEDTKIRHYLQEKLDRAGVSRIELERTRDRVRIDIYAARPGLVIGRRGAEAETLRAELEKLTGKQVLLNILEVKNPEADAQLVAQGIAEQLSARVAFRRAMRKGIQGALRSGAKGIRVQCAGRLGGAEMSRSEFYREGRVPLHTLRSNIDYGFYEAKTTFGRIGVKVWIYKGDLTAKELAAVQANQRGPRMGGDRPRRGAPRRDQAAAPEAAVAAGSEG, from the coding sequence ATGGGCCAGAAAGTCAATCCCTACGGCTTCCGCCTAGGCATCACCACCGAGCACCGCTCTCGCTGGTTCGCAGACTCCACCAAAAAGGGTCAGCGCTATGCAGACTACGTAGTTGAGGACACCAAGATCCGCCACTACCTGCAGGAGAAGCTGGACCGCGCTGGTGTATCCCGCATTGAGCTGGAGCGTACCCGTGACCGTGTTCGCATCGACATCTATGCAGCTCGTCCAGGACTAGTTATCGGCCGTCGCGGTGCAGAGGCTGAGACCCTGCGCGCAGAGCTAGAGAAGCTAACCGGCAAGCAGGTGCTACTAAACATCCTCGAGGTCAAGAACCCAGAGGCTGATGCACAGCTAGTTGCACAGGGCATCGCTGAGCAGCTCTCCGCACGAGTGGCTTTCCGCCGCGCAATGCGTAAGGGCATCCAGGGCGCACTTCGCTCTGGCGCAAAGGGTATCCGTGTGCAGTGTGCCGGTCGTCTAGGTGGCGCTGAAATGAGCCGCAGCGAGTTCTACCGCGAGGGTCGTGTGCCACTGCACACCCTTCGCTCGAACATCGACTACGGCTTCTACGAGGCCAAGACCACCTTCGGTCGCATCGGTGTAAAGGTTTGGATCTACAAGGGCGACCTAACCGCTAAGGAGCTTGCAGCAGTGCAGGCAAACCAGCGTGGTCCCCGCATGGGTGGCGACCGTCCTCGCCGTGGCGCACCACGCCGCGACCAGGCAGCTGCCCCTGAGGCTGCGGTAGCAGCAGGAAGCGAAGGCTAA
- the rplC gene encoding 50S ribosomal protein L3, producing the protein MTAETKTVKGLLGKKLGMTQGWDENNKLVPITVIEAGENVITQIKNIDADGYKAIQVAYGAIDPRKTDKPTAGHFAKAGVTPRRFVAEIRTADADTYSVGQALGVDIFEVGTKVDVVGTSKGKGFAGGMKRHGFAGVSASHGAHRNHRKPGSIGAGTTPAKVIKGKKMPGRMGADRVTMLNLTLHGVDLERGLLLVKGAVPGPKGQLVFVRNAVKEN; encoded by the coding sequence ATGACTGCAGAGACTAAGACCGTTAAGGGTCTGCTGGGCAAGAAGCTCGGCATGACTCAGGGCTGGGACGAGAACAACAAGCTCGTTCCTATCACCGTTATTGAGGCTGGCGAGAACGTCATCACTCAGATCAAGAACATCGACGCCGATGGATACAAGGCAATTCAGGTTGCCTACGGTGCCATCGACCCACGCAAGACCGACAAGCCAACCGCTGGTCACTTCGCCAAGGCTGGCGTGACCCCACGTCGCTTCGTAGCAGAGATCCGCACCGCAGACGCTGACACCTACTCGGTTGGTCAGGCACTGGGTGTAGACATCTTCGAAGTTGGCACCAAGGTTGACGTTGTTGGAACCTCAAAGGGTAAGGGCTTCGCCGGTGGCATGAAGCGCCACGGCTTCGCCGGTGTTTCTGCCTCTCACGGTGCACACCGTAACCACCGTAAGCCTGGTTCCATCGGAGCCGGTACCACCCCAGCAAAGGTCATCAAGGGCAAGAAGATGCCCGGCCGCATGGGTGCTGACCGCGTAACCATGTTGAACCTAACCCTGCACGGCGTTGACCTCGAGCGAGGCCTACTGCTAGTGAAGGGCGCCGTACCTGGCCCTAAGGGCCAGCTGGTGTTCGTTCGTAACGCTGTGAAGGAGAACTAA
- the rplR gene encoding 50S ribosomal protein L18, with product MGLGTRGKSKSAARGRRHDRLRKKIEGTASRPRLVVTRSARHVFVQVVDDSKGHTLASASTMEVELRKENGTKTDKAAIVGKLIAERANKAGVTEVVFDRGGNRYAGRVAAIADAAREAGLTL from the coding sequence ATGGGTCTCGGTACTAGAGGTAAGTCCAAGTCAGCCGCTCGTGGCCGTCGTCACGACCGTCTGCGCAAGAAGATCGAAGGCACCGCCAGCCGTCCACGTCTGGTTGTCACTCGCTCAGCTCGCCACGTATTCGTCCAGGTAGTAGACGACAGCAAGGGTCACACCCTAGCTTCGGCTTCAACCATGGAGGTCGAGCTTCGCAAGGAGAACGGCACCAAGACCGACAAGGCAGCGATCGTTGGCAAGCTAATTGCCGAGCGCGCCAACAAGGCAGGTGTCACCGAGGTTGTGTTTGACCGTGGTGGAAACCGTTACGCAGGCCGCGTTGCAGCTATTGCTGACGCAGCTCGCGAGGCAGGACTGACACTGTGA
- the rplX gene encoding 50S ribosomal protein L24: MAKIKKGDLVQVITGAKQDRGGDRGKQGHVLAVLVEQNRVIVEGVNLVTKHTKVGQSDRGSKTGGIVTQEAPIHISNVALVDPSTKKPTKVGFKVEKDAKTGESKKVRVARKSGKEI, from the coding sequence ATGGCGAAGATCAAGAAGGGTGACCTGGTTCAGGTCATTACCGGTGCCAAGCAGGACCGTGGCGGTGACCGTGGTAAGCAGGGTCACGTGCTGGCAGTTCTAGTAGAGCAGAACCGCGTAATCGTTGAGGGTGTAAACCTAGTAACCAAGCACACCAAGGTCGGCCAGTCTGACCGCGGTTCCAAGACCGGTGGCATCGTTACTCAGGAAGCCCCAATCCACATTTCAAATGTCGCTCTGGTAGACCCAAGCACCAAGAAGCCAACCAAGGTTGGTTTCAAGGTTGAGAAGGATGCCAAGACCGGCGAGAGCAAGAAGGTGCGTGTTGCACGCAAGAGCGGGAAGGAAATCTAA